The bacterium sequence AGTAGATCGTCGGCGCGTGGAAGCCGTAGTCGAGCAGGCGCTTGGCCATGTCCTTCGTCGAGACGTGGTACTTGTCGCGCTGCCGGCGGCCGGAGAGCACGAACTCGTGCTTGCAGATCCGGTCGTACGGCAGGTCGAACGCGCCGCGCAGCCGGCTGAGCAGGTAGTTGGCGTTGAGGACCGCCATCTCGGCGGCCTCGCGCAGACCCGCGGCGCCCATCGTCCGCATGTACGTGTACGCGCGCACGAGGTTGCCGAAGTTGCCGTAGAACGCCCGCATCTTGCCGATCGTCTTCGGCCGGTTGTAGTCGAGCACGAACCGCTGGCCGTCGCGCTCCACCGTCGGCACCGGCAGATACGGTGCGAGGTGCGCCCGCACGCCGACCGCCCCCGCGCCCGGGCCGCCCCCGCCGTGCGGCGTCGTAAACGTCTTGTGCAAGTTCAGGTGCATCACGTCGAAGCCCTGATCGCCTGGCCGCGTGACGCCGAGGATCGCGTTGAAGTTCGCGCCGTCGAGGTACAGTTGCGCGCCGACGCTGTGCACCGCCCGGGCGACTTCCTGAATCCCCTCTTCGAACAGCCCGAGCGTGTTTGGGTTGGTGAACATCAACGCCGCGACGTCCTTGGAAAGGACCGCCTTGAGCGCCTCGAGGTCGATGTTGCCGCGGGCGTCACTTTTCACCTCGACGACCCGGTAGCCGCACTGCGCCGCGGACGCCGGGTTGGTGCCGTGGGCGGAGTCCGGCACGATGACCGTCGTGCGCCGCTCGCCCTTCTCCTCGAAGTATTTGCTGATCATGAGGAGCGACGTCAGCTCACCGTGCGCGCCGGCCGCCGGCTGGAAGGTCACCCGGTCCATGCCGGTGACCTCGGCGGTCATCTGCTCGAGTTCGAAGAGCAGCGCGAGGGCGCCCTGGGCCAGTTCTTCCGGCGCGTACGGATGCAGGCGTGCGAAGCCGGCCTGCCGCGCCGCGTCCTCGTTGATCTTCGGGTTGTACTTCATCGTGCACGATCCGAGCGGATAGAATCCTTCGTCGATCGAGAAGTTGCGGCGGCCGAGCGCCGTGTAGTGGCGCACGACGTCAAGTTCGCTGACTTCGGGAAGCGCCGCGTCGGCGATCCGGCGGACGGCGTCGGGTACGATCGCCTCCAGCGGCACGTCCGGCACGTCGCTCGCGGGGAGGCTGTAGCCGGTCCGGCCCTCGGCGCCCCGCTCGAAGATCACCGGCACGACCGGGCGCCGGAGGTCGCGCTTGGGGACCGCCGTCGCGGTCGACGCCTCGGGGCGTCCGGTGTCGGGGCTCACTGGACGGTCTCCAGGTGGCCAACGAGTTGGTCGAGCTCTTGCCGCGACCGCCGCTCGGTGACGCAGAGCAGCCAGCAGTCGGCGAGGTCGGGATAGAAGCGGCCGAGCGGCAGGCCGCCGAGGATGCCGTGCTCGAGGAGCCGTTTGTTGATCTCCTCCGGCGCCACCGGGCACTTCACGACGAACTCGTTGAACACCGGCGCCGCGAACGGCAGGCTGTAGCCCGGTACCTGCGCGATCCGCTCGCGCAGGTAGTGCGCCTTGCGCGCGTTCAACTCCGCGACGTCGCGCACGCCCTGCTTGCCGAGCGTCGAGAGGTAGACCGCGGCGATGAGCGCGTTCAGCGCCTCGTTGGTGCAGATGTTGCTGGTCGCCTTGGCGCGCCGGATGTGCTGCTCGCGCGTCTGCAGCGTGAGCACGTAGCCGGGCCGCCCGCCGGTGTCGACCGTGCGGCCGACGAGCCGTCCGGGGATCCGCCGCACGAACTCCTGGCGCGTCGCCATGATGCCGAGGTAGGGGCCGCCGAAGTTGAGCGCGT is a genomic window containing:
- the gcvPB gene encoding aminomethyl-transferring glycine dehydrogenase subunit GcvPB gives rise to the protein MPVIFERGAEGRTGYSLPASDVPDVPLEAIVPDAVRRIADAALPEVSELDVVRHYTALGRRNFSIDEGFYPLGSCTMKYNPKINEDAARQAGFARLHPYAPEELAQGALALLFELEQMTAEVTGMDRVTFQPAAGAHGELTSLLMISKYFEEKGERRTTVIVPDSAHGTNPASAAQCGYRVVEVKSDARGNIDLEALKAVLSKDVAALMFTNPNTLGLFEEGIQEVARAVHSVGAQLYLDGANFNAILGVTRPGDQGFDVMHLNLHKTFTTPHGGGGPGAGAVGVRAHLAPYLPVPTVERDGQRFVLDYNRPKTIGKMRAFYGNFGNLVRAYTYMRTMGAAGLREAAEMAVLNANYLLSRLRGAFDLPYDRICKHEFVLSGRRQRDKYHVSTKDMAKRLLDYGFHAPTIYFPLIVEEAIMIEPTETESLQTLDSFVDAMLAIAAEAAADPELVRTAPHETPVTRLDEVTAARHPNLRWRPAASGNGSGGSSAG